The Apium graveolens cultivar Ventura chromosome 11, ASM990537v1, whole genome shotgun sequence genome has a window encoding:
- the LOC141698569 gene encoding small RNA degrading nuclease 5-like isoform X5, with product MFYVPGLDAGLYLSQSKVLHSFKEYCGVPRAVSALSCVADGIQTIDVHLTYKVKRKRDIAEPISKPVQNQSSDQGTCDSVFDLSFGDLSKDLQFPLSYYTLTETELEQNGYFRSQPDFVSTLPCPSGAPTHEILALDCEMEIW from the exons ATGTTTTATGTACCTGGCCTTGACGCAGGTCTTTACTTGTCACAGTCTAAGGTACTCCACAGTTTCAAAGAGTACTGTGGCGTTCCAAGAGCAGTGTCAGCTCTAAG CTGTGTAGCAGATGGAATACAGACTATAGATGTTCATCTTACGTACAAGGTGAAAAGAAAAAGGGATATTGCTGAGCCTATAAGCAAACCTGTTCAGAATCAAAGTTCTGATCAAG GAACCTGTGATTCTGTTTTTGATCTATCCTTTGGTGATCTCTCGAAAGATTTACAATTTCCTCTGTCATATTACACACTCACAGAGACGGAACTAGAACAAAATGGTTACTTCCGTAGTCAACCAG ATTTTGTTTCAACTCTTCCGTGTCCTTCAGGAGCTCCTACCCACGAAATATTGGCGCTTGATTGTGAAATG GAAATCTGGTGA
- the LOC141698569 gene encoding small RNA degrading nuclease 5-like isoform X3, protein MFYVPGLDAGLYLSQSKVLHSFKEYCGVPRAVSALSCVADGIQTIDVHLTYKVKRKRDIAEPISKPVQNQSSDQGTCDSVFDLSFGDLSKDLQFPLSYYTLTETELEQNGYFRSQPDFVSTLPCPSGAPTHEILALDCEMYYSSICDCIFGIYID, encoded by the exons ATGTTTTATGTACCTGGCCTTGACGCAGGTCTTTACTTGTCACAGTCTAAGGTACTCCACAGTTTCAAAGAGTACTGTGGCGTTCCAAGAGCAGTGTCAGCTCTAAG CTGTGTAGCAGATGGAATACAGACTATAGATGTTCATCTTACGTACAAGGTGAAAAGAAAAAGGGATATTGCTGAGCCTATAAGCAAACCTGTTCAGAATCAAAGTTCTGATCAAG GAACCTGTGATTCTGTTTTTGATCTATCCTTTGGTGATCTCTCGAAAGATTTACAATTTCCTCTGTCATATTACACACTCACAGAGACGGAACTAGAACAAAATGGTTACTTCCGTAGTCAACCAG ATTTTGTTTCAACTCTTCCGTGTCCTTCAGGAGCTCCTACCCACGAAATATTGGCGCTTGATTGTGAAATG TATTACAGCAGTATATGTGACTGTATATTCGGTATATATATTGATTAA
- the LOC141698569 gene encoding small RNA degrading nuclease 5-like isoform X1, with amino-acid sequence MFYVPGLDAGLYLSQSKVLHSFKEYCGVPRAVSALSCVADGIQTIDVHLTYKVKRKRDIAEPISKPVQNQSSDQGTCDSVFDLSFGDLSKDLQFPLSYYTLTETELEQNGYFRSQPDFVSTLPCPSGAPTHEILALDCEMVRQGSDVQCCSMFLAWKCYIIIICILYFFSNIEVMYYIRSSNQFTV; translated from the exons ATGTTTTATGTACCTGGCCTTGACGCAGGTCTTTACTTGTCACAGTCTAAGGTACTCCACAGTTTCAAAGAGTACTGTGGCGTTCCAAGAGCAGTGTCAGCTCTAAG CTGTGTAGCAGATGGAATACAGACTATAGATGTTCATCTTACGTACAAGGTGAAAAGAAAAAGGGATATTGCTGAGCCTATAAGCAAACCTGTTCAGAATCAAAGTTCTGATCAAG GAACCTGTGATTCTGTTTTTGATCTATCCTTTGGTGATCTCTCGAAAGATTTACAATTTCCTCTGTCATATTACACACTCACAGAGACGGAACTAGAACAAAATGGTTACTTCCGTAGTCAACCAG ATTTTGTTTCAACTCTTCCGTGTCCTTCAGGAGCTCCTACCCACGAAATATTGGCGCTTGATTGTGAAATGGTAAGGCAGGGTTCAGATGTTCAGTGTTGTTCGATGTTTCTGGCCTGGAAGTGCTATATCATtattatatgtatattatatttcttttcaAATATTGAAGTTATGTACTATATTCGTTCTTCTAATCAATTTACTGTATAG
- the LOC141698569 gene encoding small RNA degrading nuclease 5-like isoform X6: MFYVPGLDAGLYLSQSKVLHSFKEYCGVPRAVSALSCVADGIQTIDVHLTYKVKRKRDIAEPISKPVQNQSSDQGTCDSVFDLSFGDLSKDLQFPLSYYTLTETELEQNGYFRSQPGAPTHEILALDCEMEIW, translated from the exons ATGTTTTATGTACCTGGCCTTGACGCAGGTCTTTACTTGTCACAGTCTAAGGTACTCCACAGTTTCAAAGAGTACTGTGGCGTTCCAAGAGCAGTGTCAGCTCTAAG CTGTGTAGCAGATGGAATACAGACTATAGATGTTCATCTTACGTACAAGGTGAAAAGAAAAAGGGATATTGCTGAGCCTATAAGCAAACCTGTTCAGAATCAAAGTTCTGATCAAG GAACCTGTGATTCTGTTTTTGATCTATCCTTTGGTGATCTCTCGAAAGATTTACAATTTCCTCTGTCATATTACACACTCACAGAGACGGAACTAGAACAAAATGGTTACTTCCGTAGTCAACCAG GAGCTCCTACCCACGAAATATTGGCGCTTGATTGTGAAATG GAAATCTGGTGA
- the LOC141698569 gene encoding small RNA degrading nuclease 5-like isoform X2, with protein sequence MFYVPGLDAGLYLSQSKVLHSFKEYCGVPRAVSALSCVADGIQTIDVHLTYKVKRKRDIAEPISKPVQNQSSDQGTCDSVFDLSFGDLSKDLQFPLSYYTLTETELEQNGYFRSQPGAPTHEILALDCEMVRQGSDVQCCSMFLAWKCYIIIICILYFFSNIEVMYYIRSSNQFTV encoded by the exons ATGTTTTATGTACCTGGCCTTGACGCAGGTCTTTACTTGTCACAGTCTAAGGTACTCCACAGTTTCAAAGAGTACTGTGGCGTTCCAAGAGCAGTGTCAGCTCTAAG CTGTGTAGCAGATGGAATACAGACTATAGATGTTCATCTTACGTACAAGGTGAAAAGAAAAAGGGATATTGCTGAGCCTATAAGCAAACCTGTTCAGAATCAAAGTTCTGATCAAG GAACCTGTGATTCTGTTTTTGATCTATCCTTTGGTGATCTCTCGAAAGATTTACAATTTCCTCTGTCATATTACACACTCACAGAGACGGAACTAGAACAAAATGGTTACTTCCGTAGTCAACCAG GAGCTCCTACCCACGAAATATTGGCGCTTGATTGTGAAATGGTAAGGCAGGGTTCAGATGTTCAGTGTTGTTCGATGTTTCTGGCCTGGAAGTGCTATATCATtattatatgtatattatatttcttttcaAATATTGAAGTTATGTACTATATTCGTTCTTCTAATCAATTTACTGTATAG
- the LOC141698569 gene encoding small RNA degrading nuclease 5-like isoform X4, which yields MFYVPGLDAGLYLSQSKVLHSFKEYCGVPRAVSALSCVADGIQTIDVHLTYKVKRKRDIAEPISKPVQNQSSDQGTCDSVFDLSFGDLSKDLQFPLSYYTLTETELEQNGYFRSQPGAPTHEILALDCEMYYSSICDCIFGIYID from the exons ATGTTTTATGTACCTGGCCTTGACGCAGGTCTTTACTTGTCACAGTCTAAGGTACTCCACAGTTTCAAAGAGTACTGTGGCGTTCCAAGAGCAGTGTCAGCTCTAAG CTGTGTAGCAGATGGAATACAGACTATAGATGTTCATCTTACGTACAAGGTGAAAAGAAAAAGGGATATTGCTGAGCCTATAAGCAAACCTGTTCAGAATCAAAGTTCTGATCAAG GAACCTGTGATTCTGTTTTTGATCTATCCTTTGGTGATCTCTCGAAAGATTTACAATTTCCTCTGTCATATTACACACTCACAGAGACGGAACTAGAACAAAATGGTTACTTCCGTAGTCAACCAG GAGCTCCTACCCACGAAATATTGGCGCTTGATTGTGAAATG TATTACAGCAGTATATGTGACTGTATATTCGGTATATATATTGATTAA